Proteins encoded in a region of the Frondihabitans sp. 762G35 genome:
- a CDS encoding ABC transporter substrate-binding protein, with protein sequence MPSEITGSAFSRRTFLGAATGVSAVALLAACSSGGSSGGATGTIKFWNMPWGNTQFNVLDKKITTAYKPASGVGPASYQVIQWANFTQSFSSAIASNTGPAVSSGGGTQAFQFEDQGKIAYADNLLETWKKNGIYDDFLPGLVDTLKVSKGYAAVPYNLDMRVMWYSKSLLEKAGATVPTDWQSYSDACAALKKIGVYGYGLGSGAGNFTGSHILVSHMINNGGGLFDADQKANCVTAENIEAMEWVLSLVKNGYVDPASATYTSANIQSQWKAKKFGMGWDGAGLAQNVGGDALTDLDVPSPLTGPSGKKGALYFPNNIMMYKNTPSQKGSEAFLTYYYQNMKPLWTQNTGIGLPPLKSITETPEFQANATNVKIIKEWQPISKTWAAPGSDALFLGVTAVDGTPAMSTFTQSILGGKTTAKAALTALQAAIKSS encoded by the coding sequence ATGCCATCTGAAATCACAGGTTCGGCCTTCTCTCGGCGGACGTTCCTCGGAGCCGCCACCGGCGTGAGCGCCGTTGCGCTCCTCGCGGCCTGCTCCTCCGGGGGATCGTCCGGCGGCGCGACCGGAACCATCAAGTTCTGGAACATGCCCTGGGGCAACACCCAGTTCAACGTCCTCGACAAGAAGATCACCACGGCCTACAAGCCCGCCTCGGGCGTCGGCCCGGCGAGCTACCAGGTCATCCAGTGGGCCAACTTCACCCAGTCGTTCTCGTCGGCCATCGCCTCCAACACGGGCCCGGCCGTCTCGTCCGGCGGCGGTACCCAGGCCTTCCAGTTCGAGGACCAGGGCAAGATCGCCTACGCCGACAACCTCCTCGAGACCTGGAAGAAGAACGGCATCTACGACGACTTCCTCCCGGGACTCGTCGACACGCTGAAGGTCAGCAAGGGCTACGCGGCCGTCCCCTACAACCTCGACATGCGCGTCATGTGGTACAGCAAGTCGCTTCTCGAGAAGGCCGGGGCGACCGTCCCGACCGACTGGCAGAGCTACTCCGACGCCTGCGCGGCGCTCAAGAAGATCGGCGTCTACGGTTACGGCCTCGGCTCCGGCGCCGGCAACTTCACCGGCAGCCACATCCTGGTCAGCCACATGATCAACAACGGCGGCGGACTCTTCGACGCCGACCAGAAGGCCAACTGCGTCACGGCCGAGAACATCGAGGCCATGGAGTGGGTCCTGTCGCTCGTCAAGAACGGCTACGTCGACCCGGCCAGCGCGACCTACACGAGCGCGAACATCCAGAGCCAGTGGAAGGCCAAGAAGTTCGGCATGGGCTGGGACGGCGCCGGCCTGGCGCAGAACGTCGGCGGCGACGCGCTCACCGACCTCGACGTGCCGAGCCCCCTCACCGGCCCCTCGGGCAAGAAGGGTGCGCTCTACTTCCCGAACAACATCATGATGTACAAGAACACCCCCAGCCAGAAGGGCTCGGAGGCGTTCCTCACGTACTACTACCAGAACATGAAGCCGCTCTGGACCCAGAACACCGGCATCGGCCTGCCGCCCCTCAAGTCGATCACCGAGACGCCGGAGTTCCAGGCGAACGCCACCAACGTCAAGATCATCAAGGAGTGGCAGCCCATCTCGAAGACCTGGGCCGCCCCGGGCAGCGACGCGCTGTTCCTCGGTGTCACGGCGGTCGACGGCACCCCCGCGATGTCGACCTTCACGCAGTCCATCCTCGGCGGCAAGACCACGGCCAAGGCGGCGCTGACCGCGCTCCAGGCCGCGATCAAGTCCTCCTGA
- a CDS encoding carbohydrate ABC transporter permease, which yields MSASSVGEQLKRARRGVGMSGSGAGGPRPGSPTIRKRKRFSARTLTLLAFALPSLILLLLINLYPVIYAFIQSLHNGTLLAQGPFVGLQNYIDVLGDPAFAKAALFTVIFTVVGVFGSWGVGLGLALLLRTHIPAGGLFKVLLLLPWIVPIVVSSTSWNWLVATPQSPLPMLAQALGLGNVLFLADPVLAQITVCVFKVWISFPFMMMMMSSALASVDTNVYEAATVDGAGKWQSFRLITMPLIARTTFVSWILMTIFCVNDFPTIFLLTGGGPVNATQSLVVLAYLTVFQNFQTGPGVAIAFLMTAVLVIISVVLYRQIRKVDVE from the coding sequence ATGTCGGCAAGTAGTGTTGGCGAACAGCTGAAGCGCGCCCGCCGCGGAGTCGGAATGTCCGGCTCCGGGGCGGGCGGGCCCCGCCCGGGGTCTCCCACGATCCGGAAGCGCAAGCGGTTCAGCGCGCGCACCCTGACGCTCCTCGCGTTCGCGCTCCCCTCGTTGATCCTGCTTCTGCTGATCAACCTCTACCCGGTCATCTACGCCTTCATCCAGTCGCTGCACAACGGCACGCTGCTGGCTCAGGGACCCTTCGTCGGGCTCCAGAACTACATCGACGTGCTCGGCGACCCGGCCTTCGCCAAGGCCGCGCTGTTCACGGTGATCTTCACCGTCGTCGGCGTGTTCGGGAGCTGGGGTGTCGGCCTCGGCCTGGCGCTGCTGCTCCGCACGCACATCCCCGCCGGCGGCCTCTTCAAGGTGCTCCTCCTGCTGCCGTGGATCGTGCCGATCGTCGTCTCCTCGACGTCGTGGAACTGGCTCGTCGCCACCCCGCAGAGCCCGCTGCCGATGCTGGCCCAGGCTCTCGGCCTCGGGAACGTCCTCTTCCTCGCCGATCCCGTTCTCGCTCAGATCACGGTCTGCGTCTTCAAGGTCTGGATCAGCTTCCCGTTCATGATGATGATGATGTCCTCGGCGCTCGCGTCGGTCGACACCAACGTCTACGAAGCGGCGACGGTCGACGGCGCCGGCAAGTGGCAGTCGTTCCGGCTCATCACGATGCCGCTGATCGCCCGCACCACGTTCGTCTCCTGGATCCTGATGACGATCTTCTGCGTCAACGACTTCCCGACGATCTTCCTCCTCACCGGCGGTGGCCCCGTCAACGCGACGCAGTCCCTGGTCGTGCTGGCCTACCTCACCGTCTTCCAGAACTTCCAGACGGGCCCGGGCGTCGCCATCGCCTTCCTGATGACGGCCGTGCTGGTCATCATCTCCGTGGTCCTGTACCGACAGATCCGAAAGGTGGACGTCGAATGA
- a CDS encoding ThuA domain-containing protein has protein sequence MSQPTPTKRALIVRGGWDGHQPVEATNLFVPFLEANGFEVRIEESPAVYADADYLPTVDLIVQSNTMNTIEAAEFEGLRAAIEAGTGLAGWHGGIADSYRNNSDYLQMIGGQFAAHPGKHPSERVGEQSDNYLPHTIDMLPAAADHPITRGIGSFELTTEQYWVLHDDYLDVLATTTQAVRSWDPWTRPITSPAIWTRQWGEGRIFVSTPGHRVDILENPNVKTIIERGLLWASR, from the coding sequence TTGAGCCAGCCGACCCCCACCAAGAGAGCACTCATCGTCCGGGGAGGGTGGGACGGCCATCAGCCGGTCGAGGCGACCAACCTCTTCGTCCCCTTCCTCGAGGCCAACGGATTCGAGGTCCGGATCGAGGAGTCGCCGGCGGTCTACGCCGACGCCGACTACCTGCCCACCGTCGACCTCATCGTGCAGTCCAACACGATGAACACGATCGAGGCGGCCGAGTTCGAGGGGCTCCGTGCGGCGATCGAGGCGGGCACCGGCCTCGCCGGTTGGCACGGCGGGATCGCGGACTCGTACCGCAACAACTCCGACTACCTGCAGATGATCGGCGGCCAGTTCGCCGCCCACCCGGGCAAGCACCCGTCCGAGCGCGTGGGGGAGCAGTCCGACAACTACCTGCCCCACACGATCGACATGCTGCCCGCGGCCGCCGACCACCCCATCACCCGGGGCATCGGCAGCTTCGAGCTCACGACCGAGCAGTACTGGGTCCTCCACGACGACTACCTCGACGTCCTCGCGACGACGACCCAGGCGGTCCGCTCGTGGGACCCCTGGACGAGACCCATCACGTCACCGGCGATCTGGACCAGGCAGTGGGGCGAGGGCCGCATCTTCGTGAGCACACCCGGCCACCGCGTCGACATCCTCGAGAACCCGAACGTCAAGACCATCATCGAAAGGGGTCTCCTGTGGGCGTCCCGCTGA
- a CDS encoding LacI family DNA-binding transcriptional regulator, translated as MTSTAPTRDAPERDKVTRATLSEVAVRAGVSISTVSKVLNGREGVSVDTRSRVSDLLREHRYNRRNSSQPRMPLIEVVFDAIDNPWAHEVLVGVERIARENGLSLVVTATEGRDAKSPRWIESVLGRQPAGVILMIADISALDKDHLRARSIPFVIVDPAGDPTPGVPSIGAANWMGGYLATQHVLSLGHTRVAAIAGPARLVAAMARLSGYRAALAGAGIAERADYVRPGEFTQESGYAAGRALLALPDRPTAIVTANDVEALGVYEAAAERRLSVPDDLSVVGFDDLEFTRYTGPPLTTVRQPLKEMAEEAARLVLRLIDEPQLTSTRLELATTLIVRGSTAGPPAVTP; from the coding sequence GTGACCTCCACCGCGCCCACGAGAGACGCGCCCGAGAGAGACAAGGTCACCCGGGCGACCCTGTCTGAGGTGGCCGTGCGTGCCGGCGTGTCGATCTCGACCGTCTCGAAGGTGCTGAACGGCCGTGAGGGCGTCTCCGTCGACACGCGGAGTCGCGTTTCCGACCTCCTCCGCGAGCACCGCTACAACCGCCGCAACTCCAGCCAGCCGCGCATGCCGCTGATCGAGGTGGTCTTCGACGCCATCGACAACCCCTGGGCTCACGAGGTCCTGGTCGGGGTCGAGCGGATCGCCCGGGAGAACGGGCTGAGCCTCGTCGTCACGGCGACGGAGGGACGCGACGCGAAGAGCCCCCGCTGGATCGAGAGCGTCCTGGGCCGCCAGCCGGCCGGCGTCATCCTGATGATCGCCGACATCTCGGCGCTCGACAAGGACCACCTGCGTGCTCGCAGCATCCCGTTCGTCATCGTCGACCCGGCCGGCGACCCGACCCCGGGAGTCCCCTCGATCGGGGCCGCCAACTGGATGGGCGGCTACCTGGCGACCCAGCACGTGCTCTCGCTGGGGCATACGCGCGTCGCGGCCATCGCGGGCCCGGCCCGGCTCGTCGCCGCGATGGCTCGCCTCTCCGGCTACCGCGCGGCCCTCGCGGGAGCGGGCATCGCCGAGCGGGCCGACTACGTCCGACCGGGCGAGTTCACGCAGGAGTCGGGGTACGCCGCGGGCCGAGCGCTCCTCGCCCTGCCCGACCGGCCGACCGCCATCGTGACGGCCAACGACGTCGAGGCCCTCGGCGTCTACGAGGCCGCCGCCGAGAGACGGCTCTCCGTGCCCGACGACCTCTCCGTCGTCGGCTTCGACGACCTCGAGTTCACCCGCTACACGGGCCCGCCGCTGACCACCGTGCGGCAGCCGCTCAAGGAGATGGCGGAGGAGGCGGCGCGGCTCGTGCTGCGCCTCATCGACGAACCGCAGCTGACGTCGACCCGGCTGGAGCTCGCGACCACGCTCATCGTCCGGGGAAGCACCGCCGGGCCTCCTGCGGTCACCCCCTAG
- a CDS encoding TolB family protein — translation MARTLLPGQSCRILVVDAETRSSRVVFDNAHTLAEAPNWSPDGRWLVVNADGRLWRLPVEGGTLEWIRMDSVPPINNDHVIAPDGGSVFVSANDGHLYEVPWEGGTGRRVTRDHPEGRGYKNYLHGVSPDGATLSVIVGARPTPESTPDRWRTNVALVSVADGSTTFVTDDDFPDDGAEFSPDGTWLWFNTERFTTEPGHAQLARMRLDGAELSRQVVSDTVDWFPHVSPDGSKLLFLAFEAGTIGHPENRDVVLRILDLDGGSPVPGTERDVFRLFGGQGTINVPGWSPDGAHFACVEYPVS, via the coding sequence ATGGCCCGCACCCTCCTGCCCGGACAGTCCTGCCGGATCCTCGTCGTCGACGCGGAGACCCGCTCCTCCCGCGTCGTCTTCGACAACGCCCACACCCTCGCCGAGGCGCCCAACTGGAGCCCCGACGGCCGATGGCTGGTCGTCAACGCCGACGGTCGCCTGTGGCGTCTCCCGGTCGAGGGCGGTACGCTCGAGTGGATCCGGATGGACTCCGTTCCCCCGATCAACAACGACCACGTCATCGCACCCGACGGCGGCTCCGTCTTCGTGAGTGCGAACGACGGCCACCTCTACGAGGTCCCCTGGGAGGGCGGGACCGGTCGCCGAGTGACGCGGGACCACCCCGAGGGGCGCGGGTACAAGAACTACCTGCACGGCGTCTCGCCCGACGGGGCGACGCTCTCGGTGATCGTCGGGGCGCGGCCCACGCCCGAGTCGACGCCCGACCGGTGGCGCACGAACGTCGCGCTGGTGAGCGTCGCCGACGGCTCGACGACCTTCGTCACCGACGACGACTTCCCGGACGACGGCGCCGAGTTCTCTCCGGACGGCACCTGGCTCTGGTTCAACACCGAGCGGTTCACGACGGAACCCGGCCACGCGCAGCTGGCGCGGATGCGCCTCGACGGGGCGGAGCTCTCCCGCCAGGTCGTCAGCGACACCGTCGACTGGTTCCCGCACGTGTCGCCCGACGGCTCGAAGCTGCTCTTCCTCGCGTTCGAGGCCGGGACGATCGGGCACCCCGAGAACCGCGACGTCGTCCTCCGGATCCTCGACCTCGACGGGGGTTCGCCCGTACCAGGCACGGAGCGCGACGTCTTCCGGCTCTTCGGCGGTCAGGGCACCATCAACGTGCCCGGCTGGTCGCCCGACGGAGCGCACTTCGCCTGCGTCGAGTACCCGGTCTCCTGA
- a CDS encoding Gfo/Idh/MocA family protein has product MTDTTTNAVRGVASEGRTGPVGVGVIGAGVISDQYLGNLTKFPDLRVLFIADLDEARAAAQAEKWGIAGSGSVDDLLAHDDVEIVVNLTIPAAHVEVALRAVEAGKHVWGEKPYALDRESGRRLLQAAKDRGVRVAVAPDTFLGAGLQTGLRTIRSGKIGTPQTGLTLFQSPGPESWHPSPEFLFARGGGPMFDIGPYYLTTLVQVFGPVAKVTAAASKAHDTRVIGSGPKAGTVFPVEVPTNVTALIQFESGASAQSVFSFDSKLERAGFVEISGTEGTAVFPDPNMFEGDTIVHTGADEPETIPATGSTFSRGTGVAELAQAIREGRRERVPGELAFHVLDIMVSLDESASRGETVVVESSLEPTPDLPESWDPSVPTLA; this is encoded by the coding sequence GTGACCGACACGACGACGAACGCCGTCCGCGGCGTCGCGAGCGAGGGTCGCACCGGCCCCGTGGGCGTGGGCGTCATCGGGGCCGGCGTCATCAGCGACCAGTACCTGGGCAACCTCACGAAGTTCCCCGACCTCCGCGTGCTCTTCATCGCCGACCTCGACGAGGCCCGCGCAGCCGCCCAGGCCGAGAAGTGGGGCATCGCAGGATCGGGTTCGGTCGACGATCTCCTCGCTCACGACGACGTCGAGATCGTGGTCAACCTGACCATCCCCGCGGCGCACGTGGAGGTGGCCCTCCGCGCCGTCGAGGCCGGGAAGCACGTCTGGGGCGAGAAGCCCTACGCGCTGGACCGCGAGAGCGGGAGGCGGCTCCTGCAGGCCGCGAAGGATCGCGGCGTCCGCGTCGCGGTCGCGCCGGACACCTTCCTCGGGGCGGGCCTCCAGACCGGGCTCCGCACGATCCGCAGCGGCAAGATCGGGACGCCCCAGACCGGCCTCACCCTCTTCCAGAGCCCCGGCCCGGAGTCGTGGCACCCGAGCCCCGAGTTCCTCTTCGCTCGCGGCGGCGGCCCGATGTTCGACATCGGCCCCTACTACCTGACGACGCTCGTGCAGGTCTTCGGTCCCGTGGCCAAGGTCACGGCGGCCGCCTCGAAGGCGCACGACACCCGGGTGATCGGCTCCGGCCCGAAGGCCGGGACCGTCTTCCCGGTCGAGGTTCCGACGAACGTCACGGCTCTGATCCAGTTCGAGAGCGGGGCCAGCGCGCAGAGCGTCTTCAGCTTCGACTCGAAGCTGGAACGGGCCGGTTTCGTCGAGATCTCCGGTACCGAGGGCACCGCGGTCTTCCCCGACCCGAACATGTTCGAGGGCGACACGATCGTCCACACGGGTGCCGACGAGCCGGAGACGATCCCGGCAACCGGCTCCACCTTCAGCCGCGGGACCGGGGTCGCCGAGCTCGCCCAGGCCATTCGCGAGGGGCGGCGCGAGCGCGTCCCCGGCGAGCTCGCCTTCCACGTCCTCGACATCATGGTCTCGCTCGACGAGTCGGCCTCGCGCGGCGAGACGGTCGTCGTGGAGTCCTCGCTCGAACCGACCCCCGACCTGCCCGAGAGCTGGGACCCTTCGGTCCCGACCCTCGCCTAG
- a CDS encoding Gfo/Idh/MocA family protein: MGVPLNVGVIGVGKISEQYFASLPQLPGLRLTAVADLDEARARQVADEQGVEALTVDALLQDPRIDAVINLTIPAAHVEVGTRALEQGKHVFAEKPLGLTPEEALPMLELADRKGLRVGSAPDTVLGTGVQTARQVLDSGVIGAPVGAQVHWSAPGHERWHPSPLFYYQPGGGPLFDMGPYYLTSLVTLFGPVVRVAGLASRSTRERVVETGPLAGTPIPVDIDTHVSALLEHENGVTSTVTVSFEVWATRSPLFEVYGTEGTLAVPDPNRFSDPVEIATRHEPEFHEVPVSAGYADAGRGYGLADMARAIETDRPHRASGRLAFHVLEIMDAIVRSSDAKKVVEITIRVDRPEVVPHGATPDTW; the protein is encoded by the coding sequence GTGGGCGTCCCGCTGAACGTCGGCGTCATCGGAGTCGGCAAGATCAGCGAGCAGTACTTCGCGTCGCTGCCGCAGCTCCCCGGGCTCCGGCTCACCGCCGTCGCCGACCTCGACGAGGCCCGTGCCCGCCAGGTCGCCGACGAGCAGGGCGTCGAGGCGCTCACCGTCGACGCCCTCCTGCAGGATCCCCGGATCGACGCCGTCATCAACCTCACGATCCCGGCCGCTCACGTCGAGGTCGGGACCCGCGCCCTCGAGCAGGGCAAGCACGTCTTCGCGGAGAAGCCCCTCGGGCTGACGCCGGAGGAGGCGCTGCCGATGCTCGAGCTGGCGGACCGCAAGGGCCTCCGCGTCGGGAGCGCTCCCGACACGGTCCTCGGCACGGGAGTGCAGACCGCCAGGCAGGTGCTCGACAGCGGAGTCATCGGGGCTCCCGTCGGCGCCCAGGTGCACTGGTCGGCTCCGGGGCACGAGCGCTGGCACCCGTCGCCCCTCTTCTACTACCAGCCCGGTGGCGGCCCGCTCTTCGACATGGGCCCGTACTACCTCACGAGTCTGGTGACGCTCTTCGGGCCGGTCGTCCGCGTGGCGGGGCTCGCGTCCCGATCCACGCGCGAACGCGTCGTCGAGACCGGTCCGCTCGCGGGAACCCCGATCCCCGTCGACATCGACACGCACGTCAGCGCGCTGCTGGAGCACGAGAACGGCGTGACCTCCACGGTCACGGTGAGCTTCGAGGTGTGGGCCACGCGCTCCCCGCTGTTCGAGGTCTACGGCACCGAGGGCACGCTCGCCGTGCCCGACCCCAACCGCTTCTCCGACCCGGTCGAGATCGCCACGCGCCACGAGCCCGAGTTCCACGAGGTGCCCGTCTCCGCCGGATACGCTGATGCCGGTCGCGGCTACGGCCTCGCCGACATGGCGCGGGCGATCGAGACCGATCGGCCGCACCGGGCCTCCGGGCGGCTGGCGTTCCACGTGCTCGAGATCATGGACGCCATCGTCCGGTCGAGCGACGCGAAGAAGGTCGTGGAGATCACGATCCGGGTCGACCGACCCGAGGTCGTGCCCCACGGGGCGACACCCGACACCTGGTGA
- a CDS encoding sugar phosphate isomerase/epimerase family protein: MTQVPLSVQLYTVRDAIAEDLPGTLARIAEIGFTQVEPYSFVERVDEYAEHLPANGLTAPSAHVKLIGQDLEPIFAAATRLGVKTIIDPHIDETRWITREDVEGIARELGEIADQAALHDLTVGYHNHAFELENLIDGTPALEVFAAVLPANVVLEVDTYWVEVGGQNAPELLARLGDKVQFLHVKDGPKTKENKDQVAVGRGDMPIRDILAAARQALPVVELDDSNGDLFTALSDSVAFLEGVRA; the protein is encoded by the coding sequence GTGACTCAGGTTCCACTCTCGGTTCAGCTCTACACCGTCCGCGACGCCATCGCAGAAGACCTTCCGGGCACTCTGGCCCGCATCGCCGAGATCGGATTCACACAGGTGGAGCCCTACTCGTTCGTCGAGCGCGTCGACGAGTACGCCGAGCACCTGCCCGCCAACGGCCTCACCGCTCCGAGCGCGCACGTGAAGCTCATCGGCCAGGACCTCGAGCCCATCTTCGCCGCCGCCACGCGGCTGGGCGTGAAGACGATCATCGACCCGCACATCGACGAGACCCGCTGGATCACGCGGGAGGATGTCGAGGGCATCGCCCGCGAGCTCGGCGAGATCGCCGACCAGGCCGCTCTCCACGACCTCACCGTCGGTTACCACAACCACGCCTTCGAGCTCGAGAACCTCATCGACGGGACCCCGGCGCTCGAGGTCTTCGCCGCGGTGCTGCCCGCGAACGTCGTCCTCGAGGTCGACACCTACTGGGTCGAGGTCGGCGGGCAGAACGCCCCGGAGCTGCTGGCTCGCCTGGGCGACAAGGTCCAGTTCCTCCACGTCAAGGACGGCCCGAAGACCAAGGAGAACAAAGACCAGGTCGCCGTCGGACGCGGCGACATGCCGATCCGCGACATCCTGGCCGCCGCTCGGCAGGCCCTGCCCGTCGTCGAGCTCGACGACTCCAACGGCGACCTCTTCACCGCGCTTAGCGACAGCGTCGCCTTCCTCGAGGGTGTCCGCGCGTGA
- a CDS encoding ROK family transcriptional regulator translates to MSDALRTSVLGTTGAGDLFQLLRDGRPRTRAELSAMTGLARSTIGLRLDALTQLGLIGPVADAVSTGGRPPSRVALLPSARVVLAADLGASHAHVALTDLMGRELVSHREKLEIGLGPEPVLTWMVEHVDLLLAELGKERADLIAAGIGLPGPVEFSTGRPVNPPIMPGWDAFDVPTWVQQHIDVPVFVDNDVNIMALGERQHSWPGVDHLFFLKVATGIGSGIISGGLLQRGAQGIAGDIGHIPVARAVGIACRCGNTGCLEAVAAGPAIAQGLRHLGRDVTTGAEVVELVRRGDIEAVRAVRQAGRDIGEVLTTCVNLINPSVIAIGGSMAEAGEHLLAGVREVVYSRSMPLATEHLTIVQSRAAENAAILGASMLAIHHALSPAGLDTLAAAT, encoded by the coding sequence ATGTCAGACGCGCTCCGCACGTCGGTCCTCGGAACGACGGGGGCGGGCGACCTCTTCCAGCTCCTCCGCGACGGGCGTCCCCGGACGAGGGCGGAACTCTCCGCGATGACCGGGCTCGCCCGATCCACCATCGGCCTGCGCCTCGACGCGCTCACCCAGCTGGGCCTGATCGGGCCCGTCGCCGACGCGGTGTCGACCGGTGGCCGTCCGCCCTCGCGCGTGGCCCTGCTGCCCTCCGCCCGGGTCGTGCTCGCCGCCGACCTCGGCGCGAGCCACGCCCACGTCGCCCTAACCGACCTGATGGGCCGCGAACTCGTCAGCCACCGCGAGAAGCTCGAGATCGGGCTCGGCCCGGAGCCGGTGCTCACCTGGATGGTCGAGCACGTCGATCTGCTGCTCGCCGAGCTCGGCAAGGAGCGCGCCGATCTGATCGCGGCCGGCATCGGGCTCCCCGGCCCGGTCGAGTTCAGCACCGGTCGCCCCGTCAACCCGCCGATCATGCCGGGCTGGGACGCCTTCGACGTACCGACCTGGGTCCAGCAGCACATCGACGTGCCCGTCTTCGTCGACAACGACGTCAACATCATGGCGCTCGGCGAGAGGCAGCATTCCTGGCCGGGCGTCGACCACCTCTTCTTCCTGAAGGTCGCCACCGGGATCGGGTCCGGCATCATCTCCGGCGGCCTCCTGCAGCGCGGCGCCCAGGGCATCGCCGGCGACATCGGCCACATCCCCGTCGCCCGGGCCGTCGGCATCGCCTGCCGCTGCGGCAACACGGGGTGCCTCGAGGCCGTCGCCGCCGGCCCCGCGATCGCGCAGGGCCTGCGCCACCTCGGCCGCGACGTCACCACGGGGGCGGAGGTCGTCGAGCTCGTGCGCCGGGGCGACATCGAGGCGGTCCGCGCCGTTCGGCAGGCGGGGCGCGACATCGGTGAGGTCCTCACCACCTGCGTGAACCTCATCAACCCGTCCGTCATCGCCATCGGGGGATCGATGGCCGAGGCGGGCGAGCATCTCCTGGCCGGGGTGCGCGAGGTCGTCTACTCGCGGTCGATGCCCCTGGCGACGGAGCACCTCACCATCGTGCAGTCCCGGGCGGCGGAGAACGCCGCGATCCTGGGGGCCAGCATGCTGGCGATCCACCACGCCCTCTCCCCCGCCGGGCTCGACACGCTCGCCGCCGCGACCTGA
- a CDS encoding carbohydrate ABC transporter permease, which yields MSTLSVRRTARLQTGVTTDAKRVTSQDLRRRGGWFRFALILVITAIVLVPIIAVFYLSVQPALGSTSTSKFTLENFANVFSQTAVLTWLGNSLTVTIVTVVIAVAVAAPAGYVLSRARNRLVSGYSLILFVVQSLPVVTAVIPLFILFANLGLVDNLIGVTIIYVGATMSVAIWMMAAYYDSIPIALEEAAWMDGASLFGSFTRIVLRNALPGILSTAIFSFLLAWNDYLIAVVFLRSDPNYTLPVGLETFFQQNATNWGLVMAVAVVMMLPPIILFVFLNKYFSVGGIGGSLAGR from the coding sequence ATGAGCACGCTCTCCGTCCGGCGCACCGCGCGCCTCCAGACCGGTGTCACCACCGACGCCAAACGCGTCACCTCGCAGGATCTGCGACGTCGCGGAGGCTGGTTCCGGTTCGCCCTCATCCTGGTCATCACGGCGATCGTGCTCGTCCCGATCATCGCGGTCTTCTACCTGTCGGTGCAGCCCGCCCTCGGGTCGACGTCGACCTCGAAGTTCACGCTCGAGAACTTCGCCAACGTCTTCTCGCAGACGGCGGTGCTCACCTGGCTGGGCAACAGCCTGACGGTGACGATCGTGACGGTCGTGATCGCGGTGGCGGTCGCGGCTCCTGCCGGCTACGTCCTCTCCCGGGCGCGGAACAGGCTCGTCTCGGGCTACTCGCTGATCCTGTTCGTCGTGCAGTCGCTGCCGGTCGTGACGGCGGTCATCCCGCTGTTCATCCTGTTCGCGAACCTCGGTCTCGTCGACAACCTCATCGGCGTCACGATCATCTACGTGGGGGCGACGATGTCCGTCGCCATCTGGATGATGGCGGCGTACTACGACTCGATCCCGATCGCCCTCGAGGAGGCGGCCTGGATGGACGGCGCCTCGCTCTTCGGCTCGTTCACGCGCATCGTGCTGCGGAACGCGCTCCCGGGCATCCTGTCGACCGCGATCTTCTCGTTCCTGCTCGCCTGGAACGACTACCTGATCGCCGTCGTGTTCCTGCGGTCCGACCCGAACTACACGCTCCCCGTGGGTCTCGAGACGTTCTTCCAGCAGAACGCGACGAACTGGGGCCTCGTCATGGCCGTCGCCGTGGTGATGATGCTGCCGCCGATCATCCTCTTCGTCTTCCTCAACAAGTACTTCAGCGTCGGTGGAATCGGCGGTTCGCTTGCCGGACGCTGA